A region of Myxococcus stipitatus DSM 14675 DNA encodes the following proteins:
- the cas5 gene encoding type I-MYXAN CRISPR-associated protein Cas5/Cmx5/DevS, whose amino-acid sequence MERLWLFVRAPFAAYRALQAGVYRSSAPFMPPSAAHGLVLNLAGVETRRASSGEATTRMREDVPCLRIAVGRVGAPPELASLYQQLHTYPVGPYGKTLKARTHGAKHWIVPVRRELLVDLRAVIGVECAETGLLEAVRLGLRGAGSGGRYGLPFAGDNNLLFDSVEVLAAPPLAYWYSRLEPGEETRAGSYRMTVGIDREDSSRTRRELMAPLEVPTLEPPESAWNWTPGSPRARVGAVDSVH is encoded by the coding sequence ATGGAACGGCTATGGCTGTTCGTCAGGGCGCCGTTCGCCGCGTACCGCGCGCTTCAGGCGGGGGTGTATCGCTCCTCCGCGCCCTTCATGCCTCCGTCCGCCGCGCATGGGTTGGTCCTGAACCTCGCGGGCGTGGAGACTCGGAGGGCGTCGTCAGGCGAGGCGACGACGCGCATGCGTGAGGACGTGCCTTGCCTGCGGATCGCGGTGGGGCGCGTGGGGGCTCCACCGGAGCTGGCCAGTCTCTATCAGCAACTGCACACATATCCGGTGGGGCCCTACGGCAAGACGCTCAAGGCTCGTACCCATGGGGCGAAGCACTGGATTGTCCCCGTGCGTCGCGAGCTGCTCGTGGACCTGCGGGCTGTCATCGGCGTGGAGTGCGCGGAGACGGGCCTGCTGGAGGCGGTTCGCTTGGGGCTTCGTGGCGCGGGGAGTGGAGGCCGGTATGGACTGCCCTTCGCTGGGGACAACAACCTCTTGTTCGACTCGGTGGAGGTGTTGGCGGCTCCTCCGCTGGCTTATTGGTACTCGCGGCTGGAGCCGGGGGAGGAGACTCGGGCAGGGTCGTATCGGATGACCGTGGGGATTGACCGCGAGGATTCAAGCCGCACGCGTCGCGAGTTGATGGCCCCGCTGGAGGTTCCGACGCTCGAGCCCCCTGAGTCCGCGTGGAACTGGACACCCGGGTCCCCACGGGCTCGGGTTGGTGCGGTGGATTCGGTTCATTGA
- a CDS encoding CRISPR-associated fruiting body developmental protein R codes for MSHKNLFATVLTYAAPSSNYRGESEENRTVLQKISRAGGAEHTVISPESMRNALREILTKYGLPMNRRRLHDEDQLAVEYKDFPNAEKFADDFLFGFMVADPKTAKKHGNRPSKRDSVLRMNLAVALEAYRFDATFHQSPLNAGKSPWKNAPTSALLHREVTYTAYQYPFALAVADCLVVKQGKRWASALLKALGELSGVAGGHARSLFEMAPRSVVARLTPSLVSGYDSYGFDKEGAFPELARLTGARADLDAREFWLGGELVRRMKPEERAALESKGASLHDNAQGMLEQLATVAFAEA; via the coding sequence ATGTCGCACAAGAACCTGTTCGCCACGGTCCTGACCTATGCCGCTCCCAGCTCCAACTACCGGGGAGAGAGCGAGGAGAACCGCACCGTCCTCCAGAAGATTTCACGGGCCGGTGGCGCCGAGCACACCGTCATCAGCCCCGAGTCCATGCGCAATGCGTTGCGCGAAATCCTGACGAAGTACGGTCTGCCCATGAACCGGCGGCGCCTCCATGACGAGGACCAGCTCGCCGTCGAGTACAAGGACTTCCCCAACGCGGAGAAGTTCGCCGATGACTTCCTCTTCGGGTTCATGGTCGCCGACCCGAAGACCGCGAAGAAGCATGGAAACCGGCCATCGAAGCGCGACAGCGTGCTGCGCATGAACCTGGCTGTGGCGCTCGAGGCCTACCGCTTCGATGCCACCTTCCATCAGTCGCCGCTCAATGCCGGGAAGAGTCCGTGGAAGAACGCTCCGACCTCCGCGCTGCTCCACCGGGAGGTGACCTATACCGCGTACCAGTATCCCTTCGCGTTGGCCGTGGCGGACTGTCTGGTCGTGAAGCAGGGCAAGCGCTGGGCTTCGGCGCTGCTCAAGGCCTTGGGTGAGTTGTCGGGAGTGGCGGGTGGCCATGCTCGCAGCCTCTTCGAGATGGCTCCGCGCAGCGTCGTTGCGCGGCTGACGCCCTCTCTGGTGTCGGGGTATGACAGCTACGGCTTCGACAAGGAGGGCGCATTCCCGGAGTTGGCCCGGCTGACGGGGGCTCGCGCGGACCTGGACGCCCGCGAGTTCTGGCTTGGGGGTGAGCTGGTCCGGCGGATGAAACCCGAGGAGCGCGCGGCGCTGGAGTCGAAGGGGGCGAGTCTGCACGACAACGCCCAGGGGATGCTGGAGCAGCTGGCCACGGTGGCCTTCGCGGAGGCGTAG
- the cmx8 gene encoding type I-MYXAN CRISPR-associated protein Cmx8, with translation MKTRATSRRSPRTKAPPSARGSPRSRNDASPERTAPLVLDYQLAELPTAQHRAGLAGLVLMLRWLERLPGAKPGTARLARLDDASARVELDPRGLQRLFDELYAARLEEKWEKKPRDGARPLREDVKVVRDKKGETRRERYFIYEVPVPRAGLLLSMDPTASDRTGHWVKLWRDMLWSTLRGVPTTRGPFISRALGESTSDAAKAWKLLTAKRRRASVSLSSTELLGAMEHNAEGVSFEDLPRTAFLLHFWPYVTQVYVPRTLVVKERRVLSDPRGYALAIPDVARLRTFCEVLPRALLGRGTALRGFRPQESMVDLAVESALMTGQLLRRRLSKAEGALAYSSLVWGYDVFHLGKDGNNVRTHGASRFEPEVEMVDAYAALQGSLKDALFRRTCLLNLVKQRPWYAGFDRVFATSPHEVTLGAMAFRQDARLSLERHMHMDSNASSPSAPSLEQLVFQVARHYVLVKLERKHKLRWDAVKDDPSLKKTYNEKKEVVARDAFLAVRSRSGQDFIAYFAGTLCSVPQHLPVDQFVRLSQALQTQHEDMKTLTLLALSANA, from the coding sequence ATGAAGACTCGCGCTACCTCCCGCCGCAGTCCTCGCACGAAGGCACCTCCCTCCGCGCGTGGCTCCCCGCGAAGCCGGAATGATGCGTCCCCTGAACGGACCGCGCCGCTGGTGCTGGACTATCAGCTCGCGGAGTTGCCCACAGCACAGCATCGCGCGGGGCTGGCCGGGCTCGTGTTGATGCTCAGGTGGTTGGAGCGCCTTCCCGGCGCGAAGCCTGGCACGGCGCGACTCGCGCGGCTGGATGACGCCAGCGCCCGCGTGGAGTTGGACCCGAGGGGCCTGCAACGCCTCTTCGATGAGCTCTACGCGGCCCGTCTGGAGGAGAAGTGGGAGAAGAAGCCCCGAGACGGAGCGCGCCCGCTCCGCGAGGACGTGAAGGTCGTCCGGGACAAGAAGGGAGAGACTCGGCGCGAGCGGTACTTCATCTACGAAGTCCCCGTGCCTCGAGCGGGGCTCTTGTTGTCGATGGACCCGACCGCGTCGGACCGGACGGGGCACTGGGTGAAGCTGTGGCGCGACATGTTGTGGAGCACGCTGCGGGGTGTACCCACGACGAGAGGGCCCTTCATCTCCCGAGCGCTGGGTGAGTCCACGTCCGATGCCGCGAAGGCCTGGAAACTCCTCACCGCGAAGCGCAGGCGCGCCTCCGTCTCGCTCTCCAGCACGGAGCTGCTGGGGGCGATGGAGCACAACGCGGAGGGTGTCTCCTTCGAGGACCTGCCACGCACGGCGTTCCTCCTGCACTTCTGGCCCTATGTCACGCAGGTCTATGTGCCGCGGACGCTCGTGGTGAAGGAGCGGCGGGTTCTCTCGGATCCCCGTGGCTATGCGCTGGCCATTCCCGACGTCGCTCGGCTGCGCACGTTCTGCGAGGTCCTCCCCCGGGCGCTCCTGGGCCGAGGCACCGCGCTGCGCGGCTTCCGACCCCAGGAGTCCATGGTCGACCTGGCGGTCGAGTCCGCGCTGATGACCGGACAACTCCTCCGGCGGAGGCTCTCGAAGGCCGAGGGCGCGCTCGCCTACAGCTCGTTGGTGTGGGGATACGACGTCTTCCACCTGGGCAAGGACGGCAACAACGTCCGCACCCATGGCGCCTCGCGCTTCGAGCCCGAGGTGGAGATGGTGGACGCGTATGCGGCACTCCAGGGCTCGTTGAAGGATGCCCTGTTTCGACGCACCTGCCTGCTCAATCTCGTCAAACAGCGGCCCTGGTACGCGGGCTTCGACCGCGTCTTCGCCACCTCGCCTCACGAAGTCACTCTCGGCGCCATGGCCTTCCGCCAGGACGCTCGGCTTTCCCTGGAAAGGCATATGCACATGGACTCGAACGCATCTTCTCCGTCCGCGCCGAGCCTGGAGCAGCTCGTGTTCCAGGTGGCTCGGCACTACGTGCTCGTCAAGTTGGAGCGCAAACACAAGCTTCGGTGGGACGCCGTCAAGGATGACCCGTCGCTGAAGAAGACCTACAACGAGAAGAAGGAGGTCGTGGCCCGGGATGCGTTTCTCGCCGTGCGCAGCCGTTCGGGGCAGGACTTCATCGCGTACTTCGCTGGAACGCTGTGCTCGGTCCCTCAGCACCTGCCCGTGGACCAGTTCGTCCGTCTGTCGCAGGCCCTGCAGACGCAGCACGAAGACATGAAGACGTTGACCCTGTTGGCGCTCTCAGCGAACGCCTGA
- the cas3 gene encoding CRISPR-associated helicase Cas3', giving the protein MNAPSRLLAKSARAGVAPVSLEAHLLDTEAAAVALFAAERRLSCNFRRFFRVAPEDSERFVLHLRLACLFHDLGKANADFLQAVQSRHATLQTLRHEHLSALLLHLPEVQQWLLGSASLDVDVLTAAVLCHHFKAAEGPGPHRWCQHRGPVARLSLHLDHPEVRAVLRRVSEVAGLGPAPSLPCVPWGPQAPWSSAYQHGIQSARAFASRVHEEPQRRSLLLAVKAGLIAADAAASGLVREGHPILAWLEDITRKPRLLPEDLARDILDLKAARIPGFELREFQRRAGGLGARALLLAACGSGKTLAAWKWAEAQLRERELGRVIFLYPTRGTATQGFKDYVSWAPGVDSALVHGTARYELEAMRSNPEECTAGQVSQDETTARLFALGLWSKRYFSATVDQFLAFLEHGYASTCLLPVLADSALIIDEVHSFDRHMFDSLVGFLRAFDLPVLCMTATLPASRRAELERAGLRVYPSEADRRGLEDLERSESHPRYRLTAVEDETAAFNVAVESFLQTRRVLWVVNQVGRCQSLARRLREALGVDVLCYHSRFRLEDRHVAHLRTVDAFRASPQPIIAVTTQVCEMSLDLDADVLISELAPVTALIQRFGRANRHLSRGLEFRARLVTYAPERAAPYDTEDLTRASMLLDALGSGDVSQRRLAEALERHARGERDASGGSRFIDAGYFATPGSFRDSDDFARPCLLDEDLPRAHALQVARKPWDGLIVSVPRSSVLGEASRPAWLPAHLGVAEASRYHPWLGFQSEETVS; this is encoded by the coding sequence GTGAACGCCCCCTCCCGCCTCCTCGCCAAGAGCGCACGGGCGGGAGTTGCGCCCGTGTCGCTCGAAGCGCATCTGCTCGATACCGAGGCCGCCGCTGTCGCCCTGTTCGCGGCCGAGCGGCGCCTGTCTTGCAACTTCCGCCGCTTCTTTCGCGTGGCTCCAGAGGACTCGGAGCGCTTCGTGCTCCATCTGCGTCTGGCGTGTCTCTTCCATGACCTGGGCAAGGCCAACGCGGACTTCCTCCAGGCGGTGCAGTCGCGGCACGCCACCCTCCAAACACTTCGCCACGAGCACCTCTCGGCGTTGCTCCTGCATCTGCCCGAGGTCCAGCAGTGGCTCCTCGGGTCCGCGTCGCTTGATGTCGATGTGCTCACCGCCGCGGTGTTGTGCCATCACTTCAAGGCCGCCGAGGGGCCCGGGCCTCATCGCTGGTGCCAGCACCGGGGCCCCGTCGCGCGGCTCTCGCTGCACCTGGACCATCCAGAGGTGCGAGCGGTGTTGCGCCGGGTCTCGGAGGTCGCGGGGCTGGGGCCGGCCCCCTCGCTCCCATGTGTTCCGTGGGGACCCCAGGCGCCATGGAGCTCCGCGTATCAACATGGCATTCAATCCGCTCGCGCGTTCGCGTCGCGTGTCCACGAGGAGCCTCAGCGGCGCTCTCTGCTGCTCGCGGTGAAGGCGGGGCTCATCGCGGCGGATGCCGCGGCCTCCGGGCTCGTTCGCGAGGGGCATCCCATCCTCGCCTGGCTGGAGGACATCACCCGCAAGCCTCGCCTTCTTCCGGAGGATCTCGCTCGCGACATCCTCGACCTGAAGGCCGCGCGCATTCCGGGCTTCGAGCTCCGTGAATTCCAACGGAGGGCAGGCGGCCTTGGGGCGCGTGCGTTGCTTCTCGCGGCCTGCGGCTCGGGAAAGACGCTGGCGGCGTGGAAGTGGGCCGAGGCCCAGCTTCGAGAGCGAGAGCTGGGGCGCGTCATCTTCCTGTACCCCACTCGAGGGACCGCCACGCAGGGGTTCAAGGACTACGTGAGCTGGGCACCGGGTGTCGACTCCGCGCTCGTTCATGGCACCGCGCGCTACGAGCTGGAGGCAATGCGGAGCAATCCGGAAGAGTGCACCGCGGGACAGGTCTCACAGGACGAAACCACCGCGCGGCTCTTCGCGCTGGGCCTCTGGTCCAAGCGCTACTTCAGCGCCACCGTGGACCAGTTCCTCGCCTTCCTGGAGCACGGCTACGCGAGCACCTGCCTCCTGCCGGTGCTCGCCGACAGCGCGCTCATCATCGATGAGGTGCACAGCTTCGACCGGCACATGTTCGATTCGCTGGTCGGTTTCCTTCGAGCATTCGACCTGCCCGTGCTGTGCATGACCGCCACGTTGCCGGCCTCGCGTCGCGCGGAACTGGAGCGCGCCGGGCTGCGTGTATACCCCTCCGAGGCGGACCGCCGCGGTCTGGAGGACCTGGAGCGGAGCGAGTCACACCCTCGCTACCGACTGACCGCCGTGGAGGATGAAACCGCCGCGTTCAACGTCGCCGTCGAGTCCTTCCTCCAAACGCGGCGTGTTCTGTGGGTGGTCAACCAGGTGGGCCGCTGTCAGTCCCTGGCGCGGAGGCTGCGTGAGGCGCTCGGGGTGGATGTGCTCTGCTACCACAGTCGATTCCGGCTGGAAGACAGACACGTGGCTCACCTGCGCACGGTGGATGCCTTCCGAGCGTCCCCGCAGCCCATCATCGCCGTCACCACCCAGGTCTGCGAGATGAGTCTGGACCTGGACGCGGATGTCCTCATCTCCGAACTGGCTCCCGTCACCGCGCTGATTCAGCGCTTCGGACGCGCCAACCGGCACTTGTCGCGGGGACTCGAGTTCCGGGCCCGGCTGGTGACCTATGCGCCCGAGAGGGCTGCTCCGTATGACACGGAGGACCTGACTCGAGCCTCGATGTTGCTTGACGCGTTGGGCTCTGGGGACGTGAGCCAGCGACGGCTCGCGGAGGCGCTGGAGCGTCACGCGCGCGGAGAGAGGGATGCGTCGGGGGGCTCGCGCTTCATCGACGCGGGGTACTTCGCGACGCCCGGCTCCTTCCGCGACTCGGACGACTTCGCACGGCCGTGCCTCCTCGATGAAGACCTGCCCCGGGCCCACGCGCTCCAGGTGGCTCGGAAGCCGTGGGATGGGCTCATCGTCTCCGTGCCGCGCTCCAGTGTCCTCGGCGAGGCCTCGCGTCCGGCCTGGCTTCCCGCTCACTTGGGCGTCGCCGAGGCGTCTCGCTACCACCCATGGCTGGGCTTCCAGTCCGAGGAGACCGTGTCATGA
- the cas6 gene encoding type I-MYXAN CRISPR-associated protein Cas6/Cmx6, with product MIDLVFPARGGGVPLDHGYVLFSALSHRLPGLHERKDVGIFNLRGTQARGKSLHVGHGTLRIRCPTEALPLFLPLNGAALAVSDGEVTLGAPRVFPLDAPVSLSSRLVTFKHAIDDATFRASVQRALAELECEATVHVGRRRVLAIAGKKVIGYALTLSHLSARASLLIQEHGLGGRRHMGCGLFLPTRLRVTAGPRIEDTQAECFA from the coding sequence ATGATTGACCTTGTCTTCCCCGCGCGTGGCGGCGGGGTTCCGCTGGACCATGGCTATGTCCTGTTCTCCGCGCTCTCTCACCGGCTTCCGGGATTGCACGAGCGCAAGGATGTCGGAATCTTCAACCTGCGCGGCACCCAGGCGCGTGGGAAGTCACTTCACGTGGGCCATGGGACGCTGCGCATCCGCTGCCCCACGGAGGCGCTGCCGCTGTTCTTGCCACTCAACGGCGCGGCGCTCGCCGTGTCCGATGGTGAGGTCACCCTGGGGGCTCCTCGCGTTTTTCCGTTGGATGCACCCGTGTCGCTCTCCTCGCGGCTTGTCACCTTCAAACACGCCATTGACGACGCGACGTTTCGTGCGTCCGTGCAGAGAGCCCTCGCGGAGCTGGAGTGCGAAGCGACGGTGCATGTGGGCCGCAGACGCGTGCTGGCCATCGCGGGGAAGAAGGTCATCGGATATGCCCTCACGCTGAGCCACCTGTCCGCGCGCGCGTCCCTGCTCATCCAGGAGCACGGGCTCGGCGGCCGGCGTCACATGGGCTGCGGACTCTTCCTGCCCACGCGTCTGCGGGTCACCGCGGGGCCACGCATCGAGGACACACAAGCGGAGTGCTTCGCGTGA